One part of the Neoarius graeffei isolate fNeoGra1 chromosome 2, fNeoGra1.pri, whole genome shotgun sequence genome encodes these proteins:
- the cd44b gene encoding CD44 antigen, producing the protein MWILLLGLTSGLIASSWASPGQKVKVRDCSYKGVFHIQGNDRYTLDFDTAQKLCEELGTTLASNEQMTVAHGVGLETCRYGWVSSGNITIPRHVANSLCAQNMTGVITLVPLDSYYDAYCYDQTDISEKNCIFEIKNLESDPEQLQTTEDTESPDLNHTEIPSNLSTTEVLLELHANSTITAVTELIHTTEKMNPTSSSSQNEHNVLVDMLDQTTQLPTKTTEPAGDDDDVLNTESPISSLDSNGSGIGETTHITTSEPLTNQSGDSKDTIKDQVPEDTFETTIAPTTKDESPDQSSDPKGRIGSGFIASPPEKEASSDSIKDWLVILIVVVAIASIILVGALVATRNRLCGRSQTLIITSKSSSEGNGTAASAASPQAQEREQEMVTLMNKEKVQENGNTEEFTVITLEESPEKNQQA; encoded by the exons ATGTGGATTCTCCTACTTGGACTCACTTCTGGATTGATAGCCTCCTCTTGGGCCAGCCCTGGTCAAA agGTGAAGGTACGAGACTGCAGTTATAAGGGAGTATTCCATATTCAGGGCAATGATCGGTACACTTTGGACTTTGATACTGCCCAGAAACTATGTGAAGAATTAGGAACAACCTTGGCCAGTAATGAGCAGATGACTGTTGCACATGGCGTGGGCTTAGAGACCTGCAG GTATGGCTGGGTCAGCAGTGGAAACATCACCATTCCTCGGCATGTGGCAAACTCCCTGTGTGCACAGAACATGACAGGGGTCATCACTTTGGTACCTCTGGATTCCTACTATGATGCCTACTGCTATGATCAGACAG ATATATCTGAGAAAAACTGCATATTTGAAATAAAAAATCTGGAGAGTGATCCTGAACAACTTCAGACCACTG AGGACACTgaaagcccagatttgaaccaTACCGAAATTCCAAGCAACCTCTCTACTACAGAGGTTCTACTGGAGTTACACGCTAATAGCACCATCACAGCTGTTACTGAGCTAATTCATACCACTGAGAAGATGAATCCCACTTCAAGCAGCTCTCAGAATGAGCATAATGTATTAGTAGATATGCTGGATCAGACCACACAGCTTCCCACCAAAACGACTGAACCtgctggagatgatgatgatgttctgAACACAGAGAGTCCGATATCTAGCTTAGACAGCAATGGCTCAGGTATAGGAGAGACAACGCACATCACCACAAGTGAACCACTGACGAATCAAAGTGGAGACTCAAAGGACACAATAAAGGACCAAGTCCCCGAGGATACATTTGAGACAACTATCG CACCGACCACTAAAGATGAGAGTCCAGACCAGTCTTCGGATCCAAAAGGGAGGATAGGATCAGGCTTCATAGCTTCACCACCAGAGAAGGAGGCCAGCAGTGACAGTATTAAAG ATTGGTTGGTCATCTTGATTGTGGTTGTGGCCATCGCTTCTATTATTCTTGTGGGTGCTCTTGTGGCAACAAGAAACAG ATTGTGTGGGAGGAGCCAGACTCTGATTATCACCTCCAAGAGCAGCAGTGAGGGCAATGGGACAGCAGCATCAGCGGCCAGCCCCCAGGCtcaggagagagagcaagagatggTGACGCTTATGAACAAAGAGAAGGTCCAGGAGAATGGCAACACTGAGGAGTTTACTGTGATCACCCTGGAAGAGTCACCAGAGAAAAACCAACAAGCATGA